GGTACCACTGATAACAGTAGGAAGCAACGGATTATAGAGAAAGCAGAGGATatacttttatgatttttcattGATAAACAAATAGCCTATAAATAGGCTAATACATAACTGAAAGTAACATGAAAATAGGCACTATCCAATGTTCAAAACAAACTCCTATTGACTAGGTAAATAGACTTCTATTGACTAGATAAATTGAAACAAACTTACTGGCACTCCTAAAGACTAGGACAACCCAAACGtgcaaaatattaaatttcCTCAACAAATTAATCCAAAACCAAAAGAACGATGAAGTGGACTAGAACGGAGAAATGAACAATGGAACTGAGTTTGTGGGGTAAGGAAGGAAACGATAGGAAcagaaaaaatgatttaaaaaaataaaaacttaactGACGTGATGATGTAATGCCAGATCAGTTTGCGGGATCCATTTGTGTCCCTAGCAGGACTCTAAttcaaaattgtaataattaacttttttaaattaactgTTAAATCATGTTTATAATATGACAAcatgagtaaaataatttatatgagCATATGCTATTATAGAGGTGCAAGGCTTTGCAACATCTCTTTttgcaaaaatattaattatagttataaatatatagaaaaacactaGAAAAGTCTATTCCTCTCACAACTTTCTTCTATAGTTCCTCACCCTTGAAGGGAGATTTGCAATCAATACAAGTTTATTACAAAGATTTGTTACATAACTTAAGATATATGCTAGTTAGTACATATCCTAGTATTGAATCTATTAGGCTAATGAGTTTTAAGAACATATTCAAAGATACTTGATCTTAGATCATGGTATGTtattaggaaaatgatattattaaatttaccCACTAAACGTGTccgcttatatttttttatttttttcttaatgattgaggatgtttaaaaaatgcataaaaaatagggaaaaaaaaaaaactcatttgcacTAGTGTGCATATTTGGAGTTCACAGTGGGTGAGCACCCTAGCATTGTCCTTTTGTTCGAGCTCTTGTACAAGTGTTAAATTGTTATGAAGCTTCATCTGGTCAACTtgtaaataagatgagatcTACCCTTTTTCCCGTCGAGCATTGGCAGTAAGATCATCGTCTTAGGATTTCACGTTAGTTTTCCTTGTACTTACTTCGGAGTGCCAATTCATAATAGAAGGCTCACTACTGCTATTGTGGAACCTtcaatttagaaataaaaaataaagaaacttgCAACATGGAAGTCTAGATTGCTGTCAAATGGGGGATGACTTGTCTTAATTAAATCTTTCTTGTCAAGCAAGCCTCTTCATATGTTATCAATCTTGTATATCCCTTCCAAAGTTCTGGTTTTAATCAGGAagctttttttcatatttcttttggGGAGATGAAGCTAGTAAGGTGAAGAAAAAGTGGGTGGATTGGGAAAAGGTTTGTAAATCTATTGAGGAAGGTGATTTGGGGATGAACCGTTCTGCATTGATTTGGCCATAATTTGGGCTAATAAGGTTTAGATGGTCCTTGTTTCCTTTCTGATATTTTGATTACAAAGGTAGAAGATAACCCATATGTAGGCATCAAAAAACTATGAAGAAGCTGTATGTTATTGAAGTTTGATTCAAGCTTCCTGGCAAAAGTGTTCGATCCGAGAGCCCCATTTGGGTTTTTTGGTTGGTTAGATTCAGGGTAAGAAATTAAAATGGCAATGTCGGAAGAGAACCGTTATGAACTTTGCTAGCTTCACTAGTGCTGGCAGTGCTCTTAGCTAAATGACACCAGTGAATCTAAAGAGtgttggaaataagttccatgcatgaaaaataaatcaatatttaaagactgccaattaaaataaaataaaatctatatttaagGACATATTTAGTTGCCACAAGAAGTAGAAAGGAGTATTATTTACAAAGCACGCAAAAGATTTATGGCTCAACAAGCatattaaatgatatgaaaagcgCAGCAATTTGATATATACACTGCTATGCTGAACTGGTAGGagccttttccatatctatTGCTCTCTCAGCCCTGCTTAGTCTCATGTTCGGCTTGTTCAAGTTCTTTTATCTGCATCATGATCTCTACCTTCTTCTCAAGATAGGCTTCTATTTTACCATCAATATTTTCCAACTTTTGCTTTAGATTGCCAAGATTCTTGCTCTTATCCTTCCCATCAAGTTGTCTTTTCTTCTcacatttttccttcttttcactTCTCTCCTCTTTACCTACCTTCACCTTCTCCATTTGATCACCTTCCTCTCCTTCCCCCTCTGATTCTTTGAcgttttctttaatttcaatttccCTGGATGCAACTTCAGGCTGACACTTGCCCTCATCTACAGCATCCTTGTGCTTACTCTCTTTCTCCTTcttgtctttcttttctttcttcttcttcccttcatcatcatcttcatctgcTTCATCCTTGTGGtgcttctctttcttctttttctcctccttcTTCTCTCCTTTCTCCTTGTCATCATCATCTTTTTCTGTATCCTTCTCTCTATCAATTTCATCTTTGGATTTTCCATCTATGTTCCCTTTGTGTTTTgcctttttctctcttccttccttatctttttcatctttcttCGTTTTACCTTTCTCTTTGTGTTCACCATCTTTATGCTTCTTCTCCTCAAGCCTCTGATCCCCCACTGATTCTTTGAcgttttctttaatttcaatttccCTGGATGCAACTTCAGGCTGACACTTGCCCTCATCTACAGCATCCTTGTGTTTACTCTCTTTCTCCTTcttgtctttcttttctttcttcttcttcttcttcccttcatcatcatcttcatctgtTTCATCCTTGTGGtgcttctctttcttcttcttcttctccttcttcttctctcctttCTCCTTGTCATCATCATCTTTTTCTGTATCCTTCtctctatcaatttcaactttggATTTTCCATCAATGTCCTCTTTGTGTTTTgcctttttctctcttcctttcttatctttttcatctttcttCGTTTCACCTTTCTCCTTGTGTTCACCATCTTTATGCTTCTTCTCATGCTCCACCTTCTCCTCAAGCCTCTGATCCCCCACTGATTCTTTGAcgttttctttaatttcaatttccCTGGATGCAACTTCAGGCTGACACTTGCCCTCATCTACAACATCCTTGTGTTTACTCTCTTTCTCCTTcttgtctttcttttctttcttcttcttcttcccttcatCATTTTCtcccttcttctcttctttttcttcgtctttcttattttttttctctttcttcttctcttctttttccttgtttttcttatcctcTTCTTTCACAATTTCTCCAGCTTCATCATCTTTGTTGGCCCTAGAATCTTTCTCCcccttctttccctttttcttttcttcctcatcGTTCTTTTTGTGTGTCTGCTCTCCATCTTCATCCTTTTTCTTCTCGTACTCCTTTACCTTCTTATTTgactctctttcctttttcttagttttctcttcatcttcctctttatGTTTCTCGTGTTTTGGCTTTTCTTTCTTGACTGATTTGGTCTTCaattcaagtttcatctcagTCTTCTCATCCACCACATCACTTGGTTCCATATTCTTGGTCTTCCCTTCGACATGGAATTTTTCCTTTCTGATCCTTTCTTCTCCACCAATAATGAGTTCAGATTTGTCTTCCATCTCCAAAATTTTTCCCAAAAGTTGAAAGATAACTTTTTCACTTGATCCCAAATACCCTGAAACAAATGCAAGGAACCAAGAAGcaagttttataaataaaataacacaaatataaagtgaaaaataaataaatatcgaTGTCAACTTGATACGATGTTTCAAACAGAAAAAAGGTAAGAACTACAACCTGAGCAAGAAATAAGCTCACGCAATTGAAATCTATTCATCTCCCActcattttaaacattttggAACGTGGTCAAATATAAACCAGTTCACCATATACCAAGATAAGAAAAGTACATTACATAGATGTAGGCCCAATTGTGCCCAAACAGTGACAAGATCATCCCACTTCCACCCCAACATCACTCCAACAATTGCCATGTGTAGCATGACAAGCAGCACTCATCACTATCTACAGTCACCACTGCCAAACACACCACCTCTAGACACCACTACCACAACCATCACCTCACCATACTTTCCATAAGATTGCCTTATCTGATGCACCTCCTCCAGTTCATTGAAACTCAAAACCTTatccaaataaatatatatctatattgtTTTTAATCACCTCGCAGTATTtgaaaatcttaaatatgaatcaTCATTGcaaaaattaagaaacaaaatCCCGAATTTGAGAGCAAAATAATGGACATGTAACAAAACACCACCTACCAAATTTTGCtttaagaataaattatttccagtggttattttctaaaaaaattaaaaaattaggaagatttttttttcacaacGTGTTGGGTGGGGttgttgttgggggggggggggggggggggggggggtgataTGATAGGTCCCAACAATTGAGATAATGTTAACGTAAAATAACTCTCTCTTCGGGTGAGAAATAAACCGCAATAATTGAATGAAATTTTCTGATTGACCATAACAATTTCTGGGCTGCTTTAAATAAGCAAAGCCATTTACATTCATgccaaaaatgaaggaaaaaaactaGCGGCTAACTAACTGAAACTCAAACACGTAAACACACGTAAAACAGAGCTCGAAACAGCATAAAACAGAGCTCGAAACAGAACAACACTTTCGGAAATAAAGATGACGTAAAATGCGTAACTGCCGTAAACCCATTCGCACGTAAAACTCTCGCCTATCCAGACCCAGTCCATTTCTGCTTTTCACGTacggcatgcatgcatggactaCGGTTCTTCACGTCCCCACTTATCCCAAGTATTTGGGATTTGGCTTATGGCCCCTTTCCGAACGACGTGGCCTAACAATACCTCCCCCATCAAGTGGatccttgtcctcaaggtccaAATTTGGAAACATCTCCCGTAATGTTTTTATTTGCTCCCATGTTGCTTCTTCGGCTGGAAGGTGCTTCCATTGCACTAAGCATTCTTCAACCAGGTGAGGTCCTTGCTTGACCCAGCGGTAGTCTAAAATCGTGTGTGGCTCTAATAAGACCACCCCTTCATCGGTGAATGGTGGTAACTCAGTCTGTGGCTTTTCCACGTTCCTCCCATCCTCTAGGTACTGTTTGAGTAGTGACACGTGAAATACTGGGTGAACGCGAGCCCCGTCTGGTAATTGTAATTTGTATGCAACTGGCCCGATCTTCTCCAGGATCTGATAGGGACCATAAAAACGGCTGGCGAGTTTCTGATGGACCCTTTTGAAGACTGTTTGCTGGCGGTATGGGTGTAACTTCAACAATACCTTTTCGCCGATATCGAACGAAATATCCCTGCGCTTTTTATCCGCCATTTGCTTCATTCGGTTTACTGATCGTTCTAAATTGGCCTTCAGTTGCCGAAGCAGTTCATCCCGGTTTATGAGTTGCCGGTCAACTTCATGTACCGGTGAGAGCCCATCTTTATACGTCGGAATGGAAGGTGGCAATCTCCCATACAACGCCTGGAAAGGAGTCATCCCCGTTGAAATATGGTATGTCGTATTATACCAGTATTCCGCCCAAGGTAAATAGCCACTCCATTTCCGTGGCCACTGATGAACAAAACATCGGAGGTATTGTTCAACGCAGCGATTGACGACTTCCGACTGGCCATCCGTCTGGGGGTGGTAAGCGGAGCTGAGCTGCAATTTGGTGCCCGATAGCTTAAAAAATTCCTTCCAGAAGTTACTGATGAAGATTGGGTCCCGATCACTAACAATTGATCTGGGCATACCGTGAAGTTTGACGATGCCTTCAACAAATTTTTCAGCTACCGTTTTTGCTGTAAAAGGGTGACTTAAAGTAAGGAAATGAGCGGACTTACTAAGTCTGTCGACAACCACCATGATAGTGTCCTTTCCTTGCGACGTTGGGAGGCCCTCGATAAAGTCTAAGGTGATATCATCCCACACTAGGCATGGGATTGGCAGCGGTTGAAGAAGCCCAGCTGGAGCCAATGTTTcagcttttattttttggcataCTTCGCACCCTTTGATATAGTCTTGCACTGAGTTATACATCCCAGGCCAATAAAACTGTTGTCTCAGCTTGTTGAATGTTCGTAGGACGCCCGAATGACCCCCTACCTTGGTGTCATGCACTTCGTGTAACAGCTTTGCCCTTAAGATCACATCGTTCGGCACAATGACCCTTCCTTTGTATAGTAGCAGTCCTTGACGCCACATATATGATCCTCCCGGTTGCTCAGTGGCCGCATGGCCCTTTGACTGAATGTATTGGTCTTCTTCTGCagccttttttatttcttcccaTAAGCTAACTTGCGGAAAGGAAATTCCATGAAGAATGGGGCTGCCCTGTTTTCGGGAGAGAGCATCTGCTGCGGAGTTCTCACGGCCCGGTCTGTATTTAATTTCGTAGTCGTAGCCCAGGAGTTTAGCAACCCATTTTTGTTGCTCCGGTGTTGCGATTCGTTGCTCTAGAAAATATTTGAGGCTGCGCTGATCGGTCTGAATATAGAATTTGTGGCCGAGAAGATAAGGCCGCCAGGTACGTATGGCTTCGACGATAGCCAACATCTCCTTAGCGTACGTCGACCACGATTTTTTTGTCATTCCGAGGGCTCGACTCATGTATGCCACTGGTTTGCCTTGTTGTGATAGGACCGCTCCAATTCCTTCTCCGGACGCATCTGTTTCGATAGTGAAAACATCGTTGAAGTTTGGCATAGCTAATATCGGTGTGGTCGTCATGGCCTGTTTGAGAGCAAGGAAAGCCTTCTCagcttcttcattccatccgaACTGGCCTTTTTTGAGAAGGTTGGTGAGAGGCCGCGCTATAATGCCGTAGTCTTTGACGAACTTTCGGTAATAACCTGTCAAGCCTAAAAACCCACGTAGTTCCGAAATGTTAGTAGGTTGAGGCCAAGCTATCATAGCAGAAATTTTTTTGTTCATCCACCTTCACGCCTTGGTTGGTGATGATGTGCCCCAAGTACTCCAATTCTTGCTGCCCGAATGCACATTTGCTAGTTTTAGCAAAAAATCTGTGTTGCCGCAGTATTTCAAAAGTCTGCCTCACATGCACTAAATGTTGATCCCAGTCCGGACTGATGGTATCCTGCCCGAAGATCAAGCTTGGTAAAATAAGAAGCCCCGTAGAGTTCATCCAACATGTCGTCCACTGTGGGAATCGGAAATCGATCTTTAATGGTTGCGGCATTGAGCGCGCGATAATCTGTACAAAATCTCCagtttccatctttcttttttactAGCAATACAGGCGACGAGAAGGGACTAGTGCTGGGTCGCACAAGTCCGGATTGCAGCATATCTTGAACCTGCTTCTCGATCTCGTTCTTTTGATAGTGCGCATATCTGTAAGGCCGAACGTTAACCGGTTCGGTTCCTTCCTTGAGGGCAATCCCGTGGTCAACCTCTCGTGTTGGTGGTAAGCTTGAAGGCTCAATGAACAAATCTGAAAATTCCTGCAATAACTCACGCAAGCttggatgaatattttgtggaAGTTCCGTTTGGGCAACCTGTAGGCACACGGCAAACAGAGCATGGCTGGGACGAATTCCCTTAGTTATCTCTTCGATTGATGCCGCTTGGATATTTTGTCCGTCTATGCCCACCAATTTTTTGGTCTGGTTTTTCCACGTGAATTCCATGGTTAATTTCTTCCAATCACACACCACAGAACCAAGAGTTTCAAGCCATTGAATTCCCAATACCACGTCTATCCCTGAGAGAGGTAAGGAATACAAAGTTAATGAAAAAATGGTGCCGTGTAAATTGATTTGTACCTCCTCAAACCTCCCTTGACATTTGAGATTTTCTCCATTAGCAACTCGAACCGTGAACGTTTCCGTAGGGACTATGGGTAGACGCAGCAGATTGGCCATACGCTCACTAATGAAATTGTGAGTCGACCCGCTGTCGATTAATATGACCACGTCGTGGGCGCAGATTTTGGCTGTGATTCGCATGGTTTTGGGAGCTGTCCATCCCGTAAGTGCATGCAGCGTAATTTCTGGTTCAGGAGGCCCTTCGAAATTCTCTTCAACTGGTTGTTCTTCGGTGACTTCATCGCATAACAGGTTGCCGTTATCCACGCAGCTCTCCAACATGAGTATTCGTGGACCCTGACACTTGTGTCCTGCAGTAAAACGGTCATTACAATTAAAGCATAAATTTTGGGCCCTTCTCCGCTGCATTTCTTCCCAACTAAGACGTCTCACGGGAACGGCAGGGGTTGGTGGTGTTGCTCGAGTAGTAGGGGGAAGAGCTAAGGAAGCTCGCGTTGGTGGTGCAGGTCTTACAAACCTCCTTTGTCTAGCCAATTGATCATCCTTCATTCGTGCTAAACTGATTGCTTCTCTTAATGTCTGGGGCTTAAACATCCGTATACCATCCGAGATCTCCGTCTTTAAGCCACCCATAAAAGTTCCTACAAGAGCTCTTTGCGTCCAGCCTCTAACTCGATTGCCCAAGCGTTCAAATTCCTTCTGATATTCACGCAAGGAACCAACCTGTCTAACCCGTGAAAGTGCTTCGTCGAAATCCTCGCAATCCGAAGGCCCGAAGCGAGCCCAGAGTTCATCCTCAAAATTCATCCATGACAGCACGCGCCCATCTTCCTGGAACGTCCTACGTATCCACTGCCACCATTGGTTGGCCTCCCCTTCCAAATGGTAGGAGGCCAAAGAAACTCTTTGGGCTTCGGGAGTATTCTGGAATTCGAAAAATTGGTTCACACGGTTGAACCATTCCGTCGGATCATCTCCTGAAAATCGAGGAAATTCAAGTTTTGCTGTTTTAGATGATACAACCAGCCGTCCTCCCTCGTTGCCTTCCCGGTGATGGTGTCCAGGGATGAGATTCTCCTGGTTTGCAAGCAAGACATCGGAGAGACGGTTGAGAGTTTCTTCCACATGACGAAGCCGGTCAGCCATGCCGAGCTCCATCCTGTGTAACCCCTCTTGCACTCCATCAAGTCCTGCTTCCAGCTGCTCGATACGCTCCTTATTGGTTCCCATAATAAAATTCAACCTGGCTCTGAGGCCAATGATAGGTCCCAACAATTGAGATAATGTTAACGTAAAATAACTCTCTCTTCGGGTGAGAAATAAACCGCAATAATTGAATGAAATTTTCTGATTGACCATAACAATTTCTGGGCTGCTTTAAATAAGCAAAGCCATTTACATTCATgccaaaaatgaaggaaaaaaactaGCGGCTAACTAACTGAAACTCAAACACGTAAACACACGTAAAACAGAGCTCGAAACAGCATAAAACAGAGCTCGAAACAGAACAACACTTTCGGAAATAAAGATGACGTAAAATGCGTAACTGCCGTAAACCCATTCGCACGTAAAACTCTCGCCTATCCAGACCCAGTCCATTTCTGCTTTTCACGTacggcatgcatgcatggactaCGGTTCTTCACGTCCCCACTTATCCCAAGTATTTGGGATTTGGCTTATGGCCCCTTTCCGAACGACGTGGCCTAACATGATATGTTTCTGATTGTCCTCTCAAGTTCCGCAGGTTAGCCTAAAAATAAACCTGGGAAAAAGAACCAAAACTACATTGCTGACAACATTGAGTGGTGGTCAGAATGATATACAAGAGGAGATCTATACCTCCACCTTGAAGCA
This sequence is a window from Carya illinoinensis cultivar Pawnee chromosome 9, C.illinoinensisPawnee_v1, whole genome shotgun sequence. Protein-coding genes within it:
- the LOC122276125 gene encoding glutamic acid-rich protein-like isoform X2, which gives rise to MEDKSELIIGGEERIRKEKFHVEGKTKNMEPSDVVDEKTEMKLELKTKSVKKEKPKHEKHKEEDEEKTKKKERESNKKVKEYEKKKDEDGEQTHKKNDEEEKKKGKKGEKDSRANKDDEAGEIVKEEDKKNKEKEEKKKEKKNKKDEEKEEKKGENDEGKKKKKEKKDKKEKESKHKDVVDEGKCQPEVASREIEIKENVKESVGDQRLEEKVEHEKKHKDGEHKEKGETKKDEKDKKGREKKAKHKEDIDGKSKVEIDREKDTEKDDDDKEKGEKKKEKKKKKEKHHKDETDEDDDEGKKKKKKEKKDKKEKESKHKDAVDEGKCQPEVASREIEIKENVKESVGDQRLEEKKHKDGEHKEKGKTKKDEKDKEGREKKAKHKGNIDGKSKDEIDREKDTEKDDDDKEKGEKKEEKKKKEKHHKDEADEDDDEGKKKKEKKDKKEKESKHKDAVDEGKCQPEVASREIEIKENVKESEGEGEEGDQMEKVKVGKEERSEKKEKCEKKRQLDGKDKSKNLGNLKQKLENIDGKIEAYLEKKVEIMMQIKELEQAEHETKQG
- the LOC122276125 gene encoding uncharacterized protein LOC122276125 isoform X1, giving the protein MVNQKISFNYCGLFLTRRESYFTLTLSQLLGPIIGLRARLNFIMGTNKERIEQLEAGLDGVQEGLHRMELGMADRLRHVEETLNRLSDVLLANQENLIPGHHHREGNEGGRLVVSSKTAKLEFPRFSGDDPTEWFNRVNQFFEFQNTPEAQRVSLASYHLEGEANQWWQWIRRTFQEDGRVLSWMNFEDELWARFGPSDCEDFDEALSRVRQVGSLREYQKEFERLGNRVRGWTQRALVGTFMGGLKTEISDGIRMFKPQTLREAISLARMKDDQLARQRRFVRPAPPTRASLALPPTTRATPPTPAVPVRRLSWEEMQRRRAQNLCFNCNDRFTAGHKCQGPRILMLESCVDNGNLLCDEVTEEQPVEENFEGPPEPEITLHALTGWTAPKTMRITAKICAHDVVILIDSGSTHNFISERMANLLRLPIVPTETFTVRVANGENLKCQGRFEEVQINLHGTIFSLTLYSLPLSGIDVVLGIQWLETLGSVVCDWKKLTMEFTWKNQTKKLVGIDGQNIQAASIEEITKGIRPSHALFAVCLQVAQTELPQNIHPSLRELLQEFSDLFIEPSSLPPTREVDHGIALKEGTEPVNVRPYRYAHYQKNEIEKQVQDMLQSGLVRPSTSPFSSPVLLVKKKDGNWRFCTDYRALNAATIKDRFPIPTVDDMLDELYGASYFTKLDLRAGYHQSGLGSTFSACEADF